Genomic segment of Verrucomicrobiota bacterium:
ACGAAGTCGTGCAGCAACTCGATGAGCCGGTCCTTGCGGCACATCTTGAGCAGATATTTGTCCAGCTTGAAGCGCGTGTCGTCCGCCTCGTCCTCCTTCCATTTCAGGAAATACTTCTCCTCCGTGCCGATGGTTCCGAAACGCAGCCCTTCCGAATCGTTCCCGGCGAACACAATTTGCACCGTGGCAAAGAACCACTCGTGAAACATTTTCTGCTGGTTGGAAAGCAACTGCCGGATGCCGTCGCTGATGGAGACGTAGCTGTTCTTGAGTTCAATCACCGCCACGGCGATGCCGTTGACGTAAAGCACAAGGTCGGGCCGGCGTTCGTTGTCGCCACGCAACAGCACTTCCTCGACGATGACGAAATCGTTCTGCTCCGGCTCCTTCCATTTGATGAGATTGACCGTCTCCGTGACCTTGCCCGCCTCGATCTTCACCGGTACGCCGTAGCGGAGCAGCGAATACACCGCCTTGTTGTTCTCGTAGAGGCTGCGGTTCGGGTTGGTGGCCTCGGTGCGCAGCAGGTAAATCGCCCGGCTTATCTGTTCCGGCGCGTATTTGCACTTCGTCAGCCAGGCCGTAAGCAACTCCTCCTCGATGTTGCTGTTGTCGCGGTCGCTGCGGTCGCCGAGGAAACGGTAGTTGAGTTCATCGCGGAACAGGGCAATCACCCGGTTCTGCGTCACGCGCTCTGGTTTGCCGATGCCGCTCATGACTTCGTGGGTTTGGGTTTGCGCCGGCTCGGCAGCTTCTTCAAGTCCTTCACCGCCTTGTCAAAATCCAGATCCACGGCGCGCGGCTGCGCATCCAGCAGCTTCCGGTAGGGGTCGTATTCCAGCTCCGCCTTCATCTTCGCCTGCTCGGCCGTGATTTTGCCCGCGTGATCCAGCAGCTCGTGTTCGGAGAGCTTCAGAAACTCATCCAGCTTCGCGATCCAGTCCCGCATCGGCATCACCTTGCGTTGCAGCGCGCGCAGTTCGGCAAACTCGATGCAGGCGTTCACGATCCGGTTCAGCGTGCCGAGTTTCTCCGCGCCGAGGTAGTTCTTAGCGATGGACACATCCTCCTTGCGGATGATGCCGCCGGGCCGCGTCGTTAGCAGTCCCATGAAGGGCTTCGCCGCATCCACCCGTGCGTGGATCACCTCCGCCGCCGTCTGGCCGTGTGCCGCCCAGTGCATCTTGTTCTGCACCGTGGCGAAGAACTGCTGCGACATCTCCGTGTTCGGCGTGTAGTCCACGCTCGTCGCGTAAATATCCAGCACCTTCTGGTAAAAGCGCCGCTCCGATGACCGGATGTCCCGGATGCGCTCCAGTTGCTCGTCAAAGTAATCCTTCTGGCCCTTGCCCGGCGGATTCTTCAGCCGCTCGTCGTCCATGGTGAAACCCTTCACCAGATACTCGTTCAAGCGTCCGATGGCCCACCGCCGGAACTTCGTGCCCCGGTGGCTGCGCACCCGGAAGCCCACGGCGAGAATGGCGTCCAGATTGTAGTGTTCGATTTCCCGCGCCACCTCCCGGCGGCCCTCGGCTCGAACTATTCGATAATATCGAATAGTTGCCTCCGGGCGCACCTCTCCCTCGGCAAAGATCGCCTTCAGATGGTAATTCACCGTGTTCACGCCGATCTCGAACAACTCCGCAATGAGTGCCTGCGTGAGCCAGACCGTTTCATTCTCAAAGCGACACTGGATGCGTGTCCGCCCGTCCTCCGTCTGATAGAGGATGATTTCAGATTGGGGCAATGGCTCGTCGTTCATGACTGATTCAATCAAAGTATTGCGGGTCATATTCGACTCCGGCCTTGTTCAGCATCTCCACCAGTTCTTCGCGGAACGATTTCGCCCGGTGATGCTCCTCCTGATTGGCGATGTAATGCCGCACCGCCTCCCGCGAGGTCGCGCTGACGGTAAACGCGGCGTAACCCTCCTGCCAGGCGAAGGCGCGCAAACCGATTTCATCACGCACCCATGTCGAGGCTGCCTTTTTCAATTCGCGCATGACATCCGCCAGGCAATGCGTGGCCTTCAAGCCGACGAACAGATGAACGTGGTCGGCCACGCCGCCGATGCCTTCGGGAAAACCGCCCAGCCCGCGAATCGTCCCGCCGAGATAGTCGTGCAGACGCGCCCGCCATTCGGACGCGATGAGAGGTTCGCGATTCTTGGTGGAGAACACGAGATGGTAATGCAGGCTCAGGTAGGTCGAGGACATCCGATTATGTTGGCGTTGAGAACATTGTTCCAAAGCGCGGGTGAGGCTGGCATCCCTCCGGGATGCGGGATTGATTTCGACCGGTGTCCGGTGGTGTCGCTCGTTCCTCGCTCGACCACCGGCTAATGGCTGAGAACCCTCCGGGTTCGGGAACGGCCATCTCAGCGAGTCGGGGCGAACGCAATGTGGCGACGGGAACGATCATCCCGGTGGGATGCCAGCCATTAGCCGGGGGTTGAGCGACGCGATACCCCCGGTATCCAGACGAAATGGACACGACCCCGGCATGGGTCGCAGCCGCCTTCGGATTCAAAACGGGAATCGGTTTCATATAAGGCGCGTTTTGCCGGTGAGGAGTTCCTGCATCATGGCCTGCTTGAGGGCGCGGGTCTTCTCCCGCCGCTGCTCCAACGCCGCCAGCTCCAAGTCCATCTCCGTCAGCACCTCGGCGATGGCGGTTTGTTCGGCACGATCCCCTGGCAGCCGAATCTGAAATTCAGCGAGTGGGCCTCTGACGATTTGCGGCTGGCCCGATCCCGTCACAAGAACCGAGAAATCTTGTGACTTCAGTAGGTGAAACATGAAGTCCAGATTCACCGACTTGTTCCTGTCCATATTGATCACCATCGCATTGCCTGTAATCCACGAGAACTGCTCGGTTCGATTGACTGTGCCGCAGTTGCCCCGGCAAGAAATCGTGATTTGCGAAGTGGAGTGGTTGTATCGGGAATAGCGTCCGATTATCCCGTTTGCACCGTAGACCGGGAAACCGTCTTCCGTGAACAGAGATTGGCCGATGGTTTCCGACTGATAAAGTTGAGCCAAGTCTCCAAGCTGCTTCACCTCCCACTCGCCGTGGAAGCCGGGGAGGCGGGTTTGGCCGGTGAGGAG
This window contains:
- the tnpA gene encoding IS200/IS605 family transposase, whose amino-acid sequence is MSSTYLSLHYHLVFSTKNREPLIASEWRARLHDYLGGTIRGLGGFPEGIGGVADHVHLFVGLKATHCLADVMRELKKAASTWVRDEIGLRAFAWQEGYAAFTVSATSREAVRHYIANQEEHHRAKSFREELVEMLNKAGVEYDPQYFD
- a CDS encoding virulence RhuM family protein; amino-acid sequence: MNDEPLPQSEIILYQTEDGRTRIQCRFENETVWLTQALIAELFEIGVNTVNYHLKAIFAEGEVRPEATIRYYRIVRAEGRREVAREIEHYNLDAILAVGFRVRSHRGTKFRRWAIGRLNEYLVKGFTMDDERLKNPPGKGQKDYFDEQLERIRDIRSSERRFYQKVLDIYATSVDYTPNTEMSQQFFATVQNKMHWAAHGQTAAEVIHARVDAAKPFMGLLTTRPGGIIRKEDVSIAKNYLGAEKLGTLNRIVNACIEFAELRALQRKVMPMRDWIAKLDEFLKLSEHELLDHAGKITAEQAKMKAELEYDPYRKLLDAQPRAVDLDFDKAVKDLKKLPSRRKPKPTKS
- a CDS encoding HsdR family type I site-specific deoxyribonuclease, yielding MSGIGKPERVTQNRVIALFRDELNYRFLGDRSDRDNSNIEEELLTAWLTKCKYAPEQISRAIYLLRTEATNPNRSLYENNKAVYSLLRYGVPVKIEAGKVTETVNLIKWKEPEQNDFVIVEEVLLRGDNERRPDLVLYVNGIAVAVIELKNSYVSISDGIRQLLSNQQKMFHEWFFATVQIVFAGNDSEGLRFGTIGTEEKYFLKWKEDEADDTRFKLDKYLLKMCRKDRLIELLHDFVLFDGGIKKLPRVHQYFGIKAAQARVKNYEGGIIWHTQGSGKSIVMVLLAKWILENLPNARVLILTDRDELDKQIERVFTEAGEAIYRTSSGADLMAHLGQAKPRLLCSLVHKFGRKGVDDFDAFLEELKKQPTKSVGELFVFVDECHRTQSGKLHKTMKAMLPGAVFIGFTGTPLLKQDKQTSLEVFGSYIHTYKFGEAVEDEV